One Pueribacillus theae genomic region harbors:
- a CDS encoding substrate-binding domain-containing protein — MFKGNLLFMFGKVALILSMALAILVGCATKSNSFNQSEKETEKQDQKDGYKIALSNSFAGNSWRSQMLNVFDAYAQKKKDAGEIDEFYSSSSGNDPQAQINEIRNMISQGYDAIIVDASSPTALVPVLHEAVERGIVVVAFDNTVESDKVYNVNTDQVEFGRIQAEWLMEQLGGKGNILLIKGIEGIPIDEDRDKGHREVLAKYPDVKILAEGFGDYDDATTSVVINNMLSAHKSKGIDGILTQGGGENAIVEALKQHQIDPSTIPFTGEMLNGLFRHMKESNVKAFATNQPPYLSAAALDVALKVLNGENVEKNTIVPLPTADNADLDKWYVPGQPDNFYVTWTDPENTFKLELEDVLK, encoded by the coding sequence ATGTTTAAAGGAAACTTATTGTTTATGTTTGGAAAGGTTGCTTTAATTTTGTCGATGGCCTTGGCAATTTTAGTTGGTTGCGCAACGAAAAGCAATTCCTTTAACCAAAGTGAAAAAGAAACAGAAAAACAAGATCAGAAGGATGGATATAAGATTGCATTAAGCAATTCTTTTGCTGGTAATTCATGGCGCTCACAAATGTTAAATGTTTTCGATGCCTATGCTCAAAAGAAGAAGGATGCTGGCGAAATTGATGAGTTTTATTCCTCTAGTTCTGGAAATGATCCGCAAGCGCAAATCAATGAAATTCGTAACATGATATCACAGGGATACGATGCAATCATTGTCGACGCATCATCTCCTACCGCCCTTGTTCCAGTGTTACACGAGGCGGTAGAGCGAGGAATTGTAGTAGTAGCATTCGATAATACAGTTGAATCAGACAAAGTGTATAACGTTAATACCGACCAAGTAGAATTTGGAAGAATTCAAGCAGAGTGGTTAATGGAACAGCTCGGTGGTAAAGGAAACATTCTATTGATCAAAGGGATTGAAGGAATTCCGATTGACGAAGATCGTGACAAGGGACATCGTGAAGTTCTTGCCAAATATCCAGATGTTAAGATTTTAGCTGAAGGTTTTGGTGATTATGATGATGCGACAACATCAGTTGTTATTAATAACATGCTTTCAGCACATAAATCAAAAGGAATCGATGGAATTTTGACTCAGGGTGGGGGAGAAAATGCTATTGTAGAGGCTTTAAAACAGCATCAAATTGATCCATCAACGATTCCTTTTACTGGTGAAATGTTAAATGGTCTCTTCCGGCACATGAAAGAAAGTAATGTAAAAGCCTTTGCAACGAATCAACCACCTTATTTAAGCGCCGCTGCTCTTGATGTTGCTCTTAAAGTATTAAATGGTGAAAATGTTGAGAAAAACACCATTGTCCCACTTCCAACAGCTGACAATGCTGATCTTGATAAGTGGTATGTACCTGGTCAACCTGATAATTTTTATGTCACATGGACCGACCCGGAAAATACATTCAAGTTAGAGCTTGAGGATGTTTTGAAATAG
- a CDS encoding sugar ABC transporter ATP-binding protein has protein sequence MLHLADEPTNISLTPAILEISQVSKSYGGVQALIDCTFSCRKGEVHALLGENGAGKSTLVKILCGVVKPDSGTIRFKGVSTQFDSPVDASHKGIVAVFQELSLVPDLSVAENVYLGHEPKTKWGLIDFKRINKLTRQLFEELGMDISPESLVRDLSLSNQQLVEIAKALSRDPEIIIFDEATSALGTQEVKLLFSLVKRLTKQGKTIIFISHRMDELQQIVDRATVYRDSRYVSTFEWGTVTNEQIVNMIAGRDVNQTYPDKSILLDNEIALEVRDLNSSSFYGLNLQIRKGEILGIAGLQGHGQSQFLQALFGVYPARGEVRVFGKQIPLNGPKSAINSGIALVPEDRKNDGLLLTRSIKENLSLMTLDRRQNLGFIQTSKEKNAVYHAIEQLKIKTPHVEQEVGSLSGGNQQKVVIGKAILTEADILLLADPTRGIDIGTKIEVYQLIRDLADQGKSIIFYSTEIPELVGMCNRVAVFKQGRVSCILEEESITDRNIINAALGVA, from the coding sequence ATGCTGCACTTGGCTGACGAACCAACTAATATCTCGTTAACTCCTGCTATTCTGGAAATATCACAAGTCTCTAAATCATACGGAGGGGTACAAGCATTAATTGATTGTACTTTCTCTTGTAGGAAAGGAGAGGTCCATGCATTGCTTGGTGAAAATGGGGCAGGGAAAAGTACATTAGTTAAAATACTTTGTGGTGTTGTGAAACCTGATTCGGGAACAATTCGATTTAAGGGAGTAAGTACCCAGTTTGATTCACCGGTGGATGCTTCCCATAAAGGGATTGTAGCTGTATTCCAAGAACTTTCCCTTGTACCCGATTTATCTGTTGCAGAAAATGTGTACTTAGGTCATGAACCTAAAACGAAATGGGGTCTCATTGATTTCAAGAGAATAAATAAACTGACAAGGCAGTTGTTTGAAGAATTAGGGATGGATATTTCTCCCGAGAGCTTAGTGCGTGATCTCTCATTGTCAAATCAGCAATTGGTTGAAATTGCAAAGGCTTTATCACGCGATCCTGAAATCATTATTTTTGACGAGGCGACATCTGCTTTAGGTACACAAGAGGTAAAATTGTTATTTTCTCTAGTTAAGCGGCTAACAAAACAGGGGAAAACGATTATTTTTATTTCTCATCGCATGGATGAATTACAGCAGATTGTCGACAGGGCTACAGTATATAGAGACTCGCGCTATGTGTCTACTTTTGAATGGGGAACAGTTACAAATGAGCAAATAGTCAATATGATTGCGGGGCGGGATGTAAATCAAACCTATCCTGATAAATCTATACTTTTAGATAATGAGATTGCACTGGAAGTGAGGGATCTTAATTCAAGTAGTTTTTATGGTCTAAATCTTCAAATTAGAAAAGGCGAAATACTTGGTATTGCAGGGCTTCAAGGCCATGGGCAAAGTCAATTCCTTCAGGCATTGTTTGGTGTTTATCCTGCCAGAGGAGAAGTGAGAGTGTTCGGTAAACAAATACCACTTAATGGACCGAAATCAGCCATCAATTCAGGGATCGCCTTAGTTCCAGAAGATAGAAAAAATGACGGATTACTATTGACACGCTCTATAAAAGAGAATTTGTCACTCATGACATTAGATCGAAGGCAAAATCTAGGTTTTATTCAAACTAGTAAAGAAAAAAATGCAGTTTATCATGCGATTGAACAATTGAAAATCAAGACACCTCATGTGGAGCAAGAGGTCGGAAGTTTAAGTGGCGGTAACCAACAGAAGGTTGTTATTGGCAAGGCGATTTTAACAGAAGCTGACATTCTCTTATTAGCCGATCCAACCCGTGGAATAGATATAGGTACGAAAATAGAGGTCTATCAGTTAATAAGGGATTTAGCAGATCAAGGTAAATCCATTATTTTTTATTCAACTGAAATACCTGAATTAGTCGGAATGTGTAATCGAGTGGCTGTATTTAAACAGGGAAGAGTATCCTGTATCCTCGAAGAAGAAAGCATTACCGATCGAAATATTATTAATGCTGCTCTAGGTGTCGCTTAG
- a CDS encoding ABC transporter permease, which translates to MEQVKLKSLENSSAINVFKKFGILKIYLVMTGLYMVSGLIQPNYFSVDHIMQLLLISSFLGIVAIGQTLVILTGGLDLSVAYMLNLGAVIMTQVSVEHGGTIALLVMLSAGLVFGALNGIGVAYLHISPIIMTLAMGSILKSVTYVYTSGNPKGTAPEFLRFLGTGSFLGIKMAIWIWILLSIFVVVLLSKTTFGRKLYSIGTNANVSYLSGVKNNYIIILVYMLSGLFSVLAGMMLVGYYGLSYIGMGDTFLLPSIAAVVIGGTSIMGGRGGYAGSLAGAVIIYILMSITTVFDMNDAGREIIYGLVILIVLFLYSREANKR; encoded by the coding sequence ATGGAGCAGGTTAAATTGAAATCATTGGAAAATAGTTCAGCGATTAACGTTTTTAAGAAGTTTGGGATACTAAAGATTTATTTAGTCATGACTGGATTATATATGGTTTCAGGGCTAATACAACCGAACTATTTTTCTGTAGACCACATTATGCAGTTACTGCTAATATCTTCGTTTCTAGGAATTGTTGCGATTGGTCAAACACTAGTTATTTTAACTGGTGGTCTCGACTTGTCTGTTGCCTACATGTTGAATTTAGGCGCGGTCATTATGACTCAAGTTTCTGTTGAACATGGAGGAACAATAGCGTTACTAGTTATGCTATCTGCAGGCCTAGTTTTTGGTGCACTTAACGGTATTGGTGTGGCGTACTTGCATATCTCACCAATCATCATGACGCTAGCCATGGGGAGTATCCTTAAAAGTGTTACCTATGTTTACACTAGTGGAAATCCAAAGGGAACTGCACCAGAGTTCCTGAGATTTTTGGGAACTGGATCGTTTTTAGGGATAAAAATGGCGATTTGGATTTGGATTCTTTTATCTATATTCGTGGTGGTTTTATTATCAAAAACGACTTTTGGAAGAAAGTTGTATTCAATAGGAACGAATGCAAACGTATCCTATCTATCTGGTGTGAAAAACAACTATATTATTATTCTCGTGTATATGCTTAGTGGATTGTTTTCGGTTCTAGCAGGTATGATGTTGGTTGGTTACTATGGTTTATCCTATATTGGAATGGGTGATACATTCTTACTTCCTTCTATTGCTGCTGTTGTAATCGGAGGCACATCGATTATGGGAGGTCGTGGAGGTTATGCAGGTTCATTGGCAGGAGCTGTTATCATCTACATCTTAATGAGTATTACAACCGTATTCGATATGAACGATGCGGGTAGAGAAATTATTTATGGCCTTGTCATTCTTATCGTTCTATTTCTTTACAGCAGGGAAGCGAATAAAAGATAA
- a CDS encoding ABC transporter permease: MNRFRDFLESVFYRRNKEAILAYVILLAILVLYSLNQNDFFSRYGSQSIFNQVITLVVASLAQTLVVLTRGIDLSIGAMIGLTNSIAATIMEPISNMVTNQWLGIIITIFIVLAVGCIAGLLNGLIIVFGRFQPIIVTLATASIFGGIALYIRPTPGGSVPYVYSEVLTGRILTFIPVSAVVLGIFIFLVWFPLRRSKLGQSIYAIGGNEYSAFVSGIKINRTKLWAYTLAGLFSACGGLLLTAQTASGDPLGSNLFTLNSIAAVVLGGTTLAGGRGGFVGAVAGASILSLVLGLLIFWGIPSFYQNAVQGLILLLALSIGVLPQLGRKLKFLKVNGKGETP, translated from the coding sequence GTGAATCGATTTCGGGATTTTTTAGAATCGGTATTTTATAGACGAAATAAGGAAGCCATCTTGGCTTACGTCATTTTGTTAGCAATCCTTGTTCTATACTCTTTAAACCAGAATGATTTTTTTTCGAGGTATGGCTCCCAGTCCATTTTTAATCAGGTCATTACACTTGTTGTTGCCTCTTTAGCTCAGACACTAGTAGTGTTAACAAGAGGCATAGATCTTTCTATTGGGGCGATGATTGGTTTAACTAATTCCATTGCAGCAACTATTATGGAGCCTATCTCCAATATGGTTACTAACCAGTGGCTTGGAATAATAATTACAATCTTTATTGTACTAGCGGTTGGGTGTATTGCTGGTCTGCTTAACGGGTTGATTATTGTGTTTGGTAGATTTCAACCGATCATCGTTACTTTAGCTACCGCTTCCATCTTTGGAGGAATTGCTTTGTACATTCGACCGACACCTGGTGGAAGTGTACCTTACGTTTACTCTGAAGTTTTGACTGGACGAATCCTTACCTTTATTCCAGTATCCGCGGTAGTATTAGGTATATTTATCTTTCTTGTTTGGTTCCCTCTTCGTCGTTCAAAGCTTGGTCAGTCGATCTATGCGATTGGTGGAAACGAATATTCGGCATTTGTATCAGGAATCAAGATCAATCGAACGAAGCTATGGGCCTATACACTAGCGGGTCTATTTTCAGCCTGCGGTGGATTATTACTTACCGCCCAAACTGCTTCAGGGGATCCGTTAGGAAGTAATTTATTTACACTGAATTCAATTGCTGCTGTTGTGCTTGGAGGAACGACCTTAGCGGGTGGTCGAGGAGGATTTGTCGGTGCTGTAGCGGGTGCATCTATATTATCTCTTGTGTTGGGTCTTCTCATTTTTTGGGGAATTCCATCATTTTATCAAAATGCCGTTCAGGGGCTTATTCTTCTGCTAGCGCTTTCAATTGGAGTACTACCACAGTTAGGGAGGAAACTAAAGTTCTTAAAGGTTAATGGTAAAGGGGAAACACCATGA
- a CDS encoding aldehyde dehydrogenase: MKEYMNGMDCLHYINGEYVAPINGKTFENINPATEEVIGKVAEGGEEEVNMAVEAAKKAFNNGWKNTKLSERAAILRKVGDLILEKKQILSRLETFDTGKPLWLSSTVDIPRAAGSYHFYANFISAMGTDAYPMEVGAMNIVVRRPLGVVGMINPWNLPLLLLSAKLAPCLAMGNTVVLKPARWTPMTATLLGEIFKEAGLPDGVVNIVNGAGRSVGEAIAEHPDIRAIAFTGETSTGKNIMKTGAESLKRFSFELGGKNPNIIFADCDLDEVIETTLKSSFINQGAVCLCGSRIYVQRPIYEEFLTRFVARTREQIVGDPLESNTNIGALISKQHYERVLEYIQLAKEEGGNILTGGGKVEELKQGYYIQPTVIVGLDQNCRVSKEEIFGPVVTIHPFDTEEEVIELANDTHYGLSASVWTKDSHRALRVAHQIEAGTTWVNTWFLRDPRAPYGGEKQSGIGRQGGMFSLDFYSEVSNICIKY, encoded by the coding sequence ATGAAAGAGTACATGAATGGAATGGATTGTTTACATTATATAAATGGCGAGTATGTTGCTCCAATAAACGGTAAAACGTTTGAAAATATTAATCCAGCTACAGAAGAGGTTATTGGTAAGGTTGCAGAAGGCGGCGAAGAGGAAGTAAATATGGCTGTCGAAGCAGCTAAAAAGGCATTTAACAACGGATGGAAAAATACCAAATTAAGTGAGAGAGCAGCCATTTTGCGCAAAGTTGGCGACCTTATTTTAGAAAAGAAGCAAATACTTTCGAGATTGGAAACCTTCGACACTGGGAAGCCTTTATGGCTATCAAGCACTGTTGATATTCCACGTGCTGCCGGAAGCTATCACTTTTATGCTAATTTTATTTCTGCTATGGGTACAGACGCTTACCCAATGGAAGTGGGGGCCATGAATATTGTCGTCCGACGCCCACTGGGAGTCGTGGGGATGATCAATCCATGGAATTTACCACTATTATTATTAAGTGCCAAACTTGCTCCATGCTTAGCAATGGGGAATACGGTAGTGTTGAAGCCAGCGCGATGGACACCTATGACAGCCACCTTACTAGGAGAAATTTTCAAAGAGGCTGGTTTGCCAGATGGTGTTGTCAATATTGTTAATGGAGCGGGTAGGTCAGTGGGGGAGGCAATTGCCGAACACCCTGATATTCGGGCGATTGCTTTTACTGGGGAGACGTCAACTGGGAAGAATATTATGAAAACCGGGGCTGAAAGCTTGAAGAGGTTTTCCTTTGAACTTGGCGGGAAAAATCCAAATATTATTTTTGCAGACTGTGATCTTGATGAGGTGATTGAAACAACATTAAAAAGTAGTTTTATTAATCAAGGTGCTGTATGTCTATGCGGTTCTAGAATATACGTGCAGCGTCCCATTTATGAAGAATTTCTAACAAGATTTGTGGCTCGTACTCGTGAACAAATAGTAGGTGATCCGCTTGAATCAAATACAAATATTGGTGCTTTAATTAGTAAGCAACATTATGAACGGGTACTTGAATATATCCAATTAGCAAAAGAAGAAGGGGGCAATATATTAACCGGAGGGGGCAAAGTGGAAGAATTAAAGCAAGGTTATTATATACAACCGACCGTCATCGTAGGTTTAGATCAAAATTGTCGGGTAAGTAAAGAGGAAATCTTCGGACCGGTAGTCACTATCCATCCCTTCGACACCGAGGAAGAAGTGATCGAGCTTGCTAATGATACACATTATGGCTTAAGTGCATCGGTTTGGACGAAGGATAGTCATCGAGCACTACGTGTGGCACACCAAATTGAAGCTGGGACGACATGGGTTAACACATGGTTTCTTAGGGATCCAAGAGCACCTTATGGTGGTGAAAAACAAAGCGGTATTGGACGTCAAGGGGGAATGTTTAGTTTAGACTTTTATAGTGAGGTCTCTAATATCTGCATTAAGTATTAA